A single window of Oxyura jamaicensis isolate SHBP4307 breed ruddy duck chromosome 3, BPBGC_Ojam_1.0, whole genome shotgun sequence DNA harbors:
- the FUCA2 gene encoding plasma alpha-L-fucosidase — translation MSAPLGLLLLLGLPGLLGGRTRYQPTWGSLDARPLPAWFDEAKFGVFIHWGVFSVPSFGSEWFWWYWQKEKREPYVKFMEANYPPGFSYEDFGPLFTAEFFDPNQWADILKASGAKYVVLTSKHHEGFTLWGSKYSWNWNAVDVGPKRDLVAELATSVRNRTNLRFGLYHSLFEWFNPLFCEDASNVFKTRKFPTSKSLPELYEIVTKYQPEIVWSDGDGNAPDTYWNSTGFLAWLYNDSPVRDTVVTNDRWGVGSICKHGGFYTCSDRYNPGHLLPHKWENCMTIDRWSWGYRRNAELDDYFTIEELVKQLAETVSCGGNLLMNIGPTHDGRIAVIFEERLRQMGAWLKVNGEAIYGTKPWRAQNDTVTPDVWYTFRPTEGKVNAIFLNWPISGTLELGEPQAKLGETQVKLVGYKEPLKWIALGEKGMMIALPQLTLKQLPCQWGWTLQLTDIK, via the exons ATGTCCGCCccgctggggctgctgctgctgctggggctgcccgggcTCCTGGGCGGGCGGACCCGCTACCAGCCCACCTGGGGGTCGCTGGACGCCCGGCCGCTGCCCGCCTGGTTTGACGAGGCGAAATTTGGCGTCTTCATCCACTGGGGCGTGTTCTCGGTGCCCAGCTTCGGCAGCGAGTGGTTCTG GTGGTactggcagaaggaaaagagagagccCTATGTGAAGTTTATGGAGGCAAATTACCCACCTGGGTTCAGTTATGAAGATTTTGGGCCACTGTTTACAGCAGAATTCTTTGATCCCAACCAGTGGGCAGATATTCTGAAGGCTTCAGGTGCAAAATACGTGGTCTTAACTTCAAAACATCATGAAG GCTTTACTTTGTGGGGTTCCAAATATTCTTGGAACTGGAATGCTGTTGATGTGGGACCAAAACGAGATCTTGTGGCTGAACTTGCAACATCTGTTAGAAACAGGACCAACTTGCGTTTTGGGTTGTATCACTCCTTGTTTGAATGGTTTAATCCTCTCTTCTGTGAAGATGCCTCCAATGTCTTCAAGACAAGAAAGTTTCCAACCAGTAAATCATTACCAGAACTCTATGAAATTGTGACCAAGTACCAACCAGAAATAGTTTGGTCTGATGGGGATGGAAATGCACCAGATACTTACTGGAACAGCACTGGCTTTCTAGCTTGGCTGTATAATGACAG TCCAGTTCGGGACACCGTTGTGACCAATGACCGCTGGGGAGTCGGCAGCATCTGTAAGCACGGCGGCTTCTACACGTGCAGTGACCGATACAACCCCGGACACCTTCTGCCTCACAAGTGGGAGAACTGCATGACCATTGACAGGTGGTCATGGGGGTACAGGAGGAACGCGGAACTCGATGATTACTTCACAATTGAGGAACTGGTGAAG caacTTGCAGAAACAGTGTCTTGTGGAGGAAATCTCCTGATGAATATCGGGCCCACTCACGACGGTCGCATCGCTGTTATATTTGAGGAGCGCCTGAGGCAAATGGGAGCCTGGCTGAAAGTCAATGGAGAAGCCATCTATGGAACAAAGCCGTGGAGAGCGCAGAACGACACGGTCACACCAGACGTGTG GTACACATTCAGACCCACGGAAGGCAAAGTTAATGCCATCTTCCTTAACTGGCCAATCTCTGGGACTCTGGAACTCGGTGAGCCACAGGCTAAGCTTGGAGAAACACAG GTGAAGCTTGTTGGCTACAAGGAGCCACTGAAATGGATTGCATTAGGAGAAAAGGGAATGATGATAGCGCTACCTCAGTTAACGCTTAAGCAACTGCCATGTCAGTGGGGCTGGACCTTGCAACTGACTGACATAAAGTGA
- the PEX3 gene encoding peroxisomal biogenesis factor 3, with the protein MLRSLWSFLKRHKKKCLVLGTFLGGVYLLGKYGQKKIREIQEREAAEYIAQARRQYHFESNQRTCNMTVLSMLPTLRDTLMHQLNSESLTSLLKNRPANKLEIWEDLKIISFTRSIVAVYSTCMLVVLLRVQLNIIGGYIYLDNAAVCKNGTTPLAPPEVQQQYLSSIQHLLGDGLTELITIVKQAVHKVFGSISLKHALSLLELEQKLKDIRKVVEHKDSDQSAPHSPLCHYLMPDEENPLATQACGLTERDTATIKLLNETRDMLESPDFSTVLSTCLNRGFSQLLDNMAEFFRPTEQDLSQNGSVNSLSSVSLPLAKIIPIINGQIHSVCSETPSHFVQDLLMMEQVKDFAANVYEAFSTPQQLEK; encoded by the exons GAGTCTATTTACTGGGAAAATATggacagaagaaaatcagagaaatcCAAGAACGAGAGGCAGCTGAATACATCGCCCAAGCACGAAGGCAGTATCATTTTGAAAGTAATCAGAGGACGTGCAATATGACAG TGCTGTCAATGCTCCCAACATTGAGGGATACCTTAATGCATCAATTAAATTCTGAGAGTCTCAcatctcttcttaaaaatag GCCAGCAAACAAGTTAGAAATATGGGAGGATTTAAAGATAATAA GTTTCACAAGAAGCATTGTGGCGGTGTACAGTACCTGTATGCTAGTAGTTCTTTTGCGAGTCCAATTAAATATTATTGGTGGTTACATCTACCTAGATAATGCTGCAGTCTGCAAGAACGGCACa aCACCGCTAGCTCCCCCTGAAGTTCAGCAGCAATATTTATCAAGTATTCAGCACCTTTTAGGAGATG GACTGACTGAGTTAATAACTATTGTTAAACAAGCTGTGCATAAAGTTTTTGGAAG tatTTCCCTTAAGCATGCCCTTTCCCTTCTGGAGCTGGAACAGAAACTTAAAGATATCAGGAAAGTAGTGGAACATAAAGATTCAGATCAGAGTGCACCTCATTCTCCTTTATGTCATTATCTGATGCCAGATGAAGAAAACCCCTTGGCTACCCAG GCCTGTGGACTCACAGAAAGAGACACTGCTACAATTAAGCTACTTAATGAAACCAGAGATATGCTAGAAAG TCCAGACTTCAGTACAGTTTTGAGCACGTGTTTAAACAGAGGATTCAGTCAACTGTTGGACAACATGGCGGAGTTTTTCAGACCTACTGAACAGGACCTGTCTCAGAACGGCTCTGTAAATAG TCTTTCCAGTGTCAGTCTTCCTTTAGCCAAGATAATTCCAATAATAAATGGACAGATCCATTCAGTATGCAGTGAAACACCCAGTCACTTTGTTCAG GACCTACTGATGATGGAACAAGTGAAAGATTTTGCTGCTAATGTTTACGAAGCTTTTAGTACCCCTCAGCAACTAGAGAAATGA